TGAAATatgcttgagtttttttttatgtccaaATGATGGGACGAATATGTGATTGATGTTACAGGTTGAGAAATGATTGAGTCAATAACTTGGTACCTAAAGAATACAAAggaaactctgccgaaatttcgagaaaatatatatatatatatatatatatatatatatatatatatatataaattggtaactacaaatatatatatataatatatttttgagtttacGAATTGAGACTGTTACATTAATCTTAGAGaaaatattcaatcaaatcaaacatagactgtaGACAATTATATTATCTAGATTTATCATCATATGTAGTTTTTAAGGCtaccattgaattaaataaatagtgcGGACAATGTGGTTGTTTAATAGTTAGAGTTAGTTACACTGCATGTCGGTctaaagataaatatttagaatataaattgGCGTATCGTTTCAATGATCAATTCTGATTTTCATAGGTGAATGTTTACTTGAgaccaatgtttttttcttgataagttttagatttatttaattcagCTTGATTGTTTTATTCTGTTTACCATAACATAACTTAAATAGCCTCAAAACCCTTTCAATTTCATATCATCTAGCgtaaaaacttgaattaaaccTTTCTCATGGGATCGatcttttatttgctttatactatcttgtttatttaagttaaaataattaatttgtgtgaccgTAACAttggaataataaaaatgaaattcttCACCCAAGTTTCAAATGAGCcacattttttttagcttggtcatttctcttttaattgtgtttttgcGCTGCAAATTCAAACTTTATCTCATTAAATCGGACTCTAATTAAGTTCAAAAATCCGACTGAAACCTTGAACTTCCGAGAATATACAAATAGaaaagatcataaaaaaaaaaaaggccataaACGACACATGCAaagttacaataaaaaaagttcgaggaaaaaaatatattaatataatccaCGGTGAACTATAAAGAGATGAGCAGCAGAGCATGTAATAGCGAAATCATCACATCTTTTAGTATttcttgtaattataatttaaatgctTTCTTTTCTGTGTTTTAGTCAAGTTATGAACTCTATATTTCATTTGATTAGCTAGACTTCTTTGATAAGATTAagtttgtaattataatttttctttgttggaaaaagaaagaaaaattcgCAGCATATTAACTAAAgaattaattatcaatcaacaaatcactttatttattagatcaacaaatgaaaataattaaataagacaTTTCAATGagaataattgaaagaaaaaatagcttGCTTCGCGTACCATGACAAAGTTCACAACCCtaactgatttttatttttattttaatatccatTAATacaagaaagtgtttttaataattatgaggtAGTAATACTACAAGGCGATCTTAAAAGCAACCTGTTCATTCAGCCATGAACGCTTCTCCCCTTTACTACAGCCAgcttcatccttttttttctttcttttaaaaagagcTTCATCTCTTCATCCTTTTTTAAACAAGGAAAATCACCTTCCAACTTGCAAGTCAGCAAATAAGAAATGGAAATCTATCCTTTTAAGTTTCTTCCATACCAACCATATACTTTACCATCAAAGAATAATATTATCTTACAACCATGAAACAGGCAGTCAATTCACCATTACATCTTACGTGTCCTCtcaggaatttgtttttttcacaatACGTAGGGAATTAAGGCAGAAAATGCCTACAATGCTACAACAAAAAGAAAGCTTCACAGCCGTCTAATAAATAAACCCAAATGAGAGGGGAAAGAACACAAAAGATTAGCTTTGAACAGTCGTTCAACAAAAAGCTCCAAGGTACTTCATCTTTGACCAAAGAGATTGGAAATGACAGCACATAAATCAAGGGCGCATGCTGAGGGCTAGGGTGAGCTCTAGTCTAGataaagattttatcaatatattttgactagttttatataaaaaaattataattcttaattgaattattaaaaaattctgaaaatttgatgaaaaatactttagcttgggttaaaatttcagaatttttagagaaattcataaatttgatgaaaaatcacaatttaactGGTTTTATGTTATTGGATGTAATTTTCAATCTGACTAtcagattgagctgaaattttacaagaaatcttaaaatatatcaaataaaatctggttaaaattttagaatgaacGAAGCTTAGTAGtgctaacaaaaataaagaatgtctaataaaagcaaaacaaactcattaaggataaaataattatttgttattaaaaaataaaacaaatcagttcttccttccttttatatgttgccgactGGGCAAaagtagaataaaaaaagaaagaaaagaaaaggcaagagagagagaaaaaagtaaggaaaaaaaaacataaaaaaaatccaagaaaaagaaaaaaaaaaaaaagagaataaccttgtaaacttacaaagtctaacttataaaacactaatataAAGAAGAATAAAGTGAAGGAAAGAGGAATTGAGAGatggaaaaattttaattactttatttttcaattgacatgaaattgttattttatcccaGTTGAGGGATTGTTATAATAACGATTCAGATTCGAttgtagatgaattatatttaataaaacatcaaAGGATGTAACTTCAATAGTgagtttctttttactttttacttcaattttatgtattttcaaatttattttttaatattttgaataatatatttgaattaaaattttaatgttaatttcaaaaattcatatttataagttaataattaattttatatatatatataatagcccAGAGCAGAAAACATTATTGGCTCCGCCCTTCACATAATGATCTTGAATAGAGTGATCATGTTAAAGTTTTAAAGCAGCAGAAGAATAGTGATGAGCATAGCCAAATTGGACAGGAAGATGCACGCACCAATCTTGGGCAGCCCATTTGGAGGTCCCGGTGGTACTGCTGCAGCTCCACCACCTGGAACCGGGGCAATTGCTGTATTAGAGGGCAAGGGTCCCTCCACAACATCAGATGCAGTTAACACTGGGTTTGGAGGCTCAGCTGGGGGCAAGGCAGCAGGTGAGATTAGCTGCATGAGACCGCCAGGCTGAGCAGGGCTCATGTAAGGAGGTAAACTACTGTTACCGCCCAAGCATCGGTTCCCTGCAATAAAATGGAGCAATGTGTTACTAAATGGCAAACAGATATCACTACATGTCTGGTGGACAAATTTATTATGGAATTTCCCTAAAATCTGAAATGAGACTAGCACAAATAATGGCTGTTAAATATACTCTCAAGTCATATTGTATGATCCTAACCTGATTTCTACATGTAATATGCGAATCAATTTTTCTCAGCCTAGTACAGTATGAAATTAAACTGACATTTTCATGAGAACAAGATCATCTAAGGAATAATTTGTACAGAACATACAACTTCGTCCAGGATTCACTCTGTATTGTTGCATATAAACTAGAAACATCAGTGACTTACTCTTGTATCTGGCAGAAGTCAGAGGGAATTCTGTGATAACACCGTTGATGTTGGCTCCCATGACGTAGGAGTTAATTTCAACTGTTGAATCTGAGAAGAAGTCCCATGCCTGAGATACAAACTCATTGCTGAAAGTTTCCACATAAACTGAGAGCCCATGCGATTGCAGCTTTGGCACAACATTTGTGACACCAATGAGGAATGAAGAACTTTCAGGAAAGACAGAGGCCTTGCTGATGACCACGGAATTAGCAAAGTCTTTGATGTCCTTCAGTGCAGCATCTTGAGCATCTTCAATATCCTCTTCAATCCGGTACACAAgctcataattgtttttgtccCTAAATTTCATTAGAACTGACCTGTTGGTGGACTCAATCATAACTTTCTTGGAAGTTGGATCATCATAACCAGCTTTGCTCAAGACATCAAGTACTTTGTCAGTAATGGGCAATCCCTCTTTCTCTATAAGATAGGCTGCATTCTGAAACGAACAGAACAGACAACAAACATCAGTCAGGTGGGGACAACCTTCATTTTTTCTACTGAGCTGCATGAAATGTGgacaaagaaaaaatcacatattcttcttttttatggcTGCTGTTGAAGACCTTATTCTATTTTTCTATGAGAGAAATCCTCAGGCGTGCAATTATAGCTCAAAGGTCTGTACTAAGCATGTGAGCTACTCATGAGACTAGAAGCATGGCAGGAAGTTACGCCAAAGGATGCGGTTAATACAACCACAGGAACCAATGTCATCTTTATTGCtacaaaagaaatgaaaatgcaGATTGCTAGCAGATGAGATATCTGAAATGAGCAACCATTGAATATGATGGTCTATTAAGTTTCATCAACCATGGAAACTAATACCGTGTGTGAAATGGTTTCCAAGTTGGGGAAGAAACATAAAAGAGATAATATGTTCCACTGACAGAACTAACCAATTAAGCACTGCTTTTGTTTACTAATAAGGTGTAGTGTGatgataaatttgattttgataacaTGTTTTGCATCCAACAGGAAAAGATATAAAATTTCCACAAACAATCAAAGGAATATTAAGTGCAAGCATATGCAAGTTCAGAGTAAAAACGCAGCGAATGCTATAGCAGGAATCAGATGATTCAAACGAAGGATCATGTACGAGTAATGTGAGCTTAGCAAAAACTCACCTCAATGCTAATCAAGACACCAGAAAGCGAGCTAGTGTTCTTTGCCAATGCTAAGAAATCAGACAATGTCAGAAACTTCCCTGAATTTCTGAATTTGGGATTCCGtatcaattcaaattttgaaTATGGATTGGAAATCACCGctacaatgaaaaaagaaacgGATCAATACAAAATCATTATCTTCAATGAAAACATTTTGACAATCATACATCCACAAAGAAACATTATATGGAAttcaaacaacaacaactagATTACAAAGCAGAATTTAGAGTTCGGcaggagtaaaaaaaaaaagagcagagGAATATTTCTGTTGCTTTTCTCACAAAATTCTACcttttaaaatgtaaagagagcaaaatcaaaagaatggtgCCAGGCAAAGGACATTTGCGCTTAGTATTGTTCCAAGAATTGTAATCTCTGTAATTCCTTTGATgtatttattctcaaatctcaAGTGGTGGGAATAGCTGGTTATGAGATCTTGTCTTGTGACTCCCACGACCAAGACATCATTTCCTTTGAGCCCTAGATGGATGTGTTTTTTTGGCTGGCCACTCTTTATTTGTCTTCCTCAATGTCCTACATTATTTTAACTTTGTGATCCAGTAATGAGCATTCTATTTTAGCAGAATGTGAGGATTGAGTAATGCCCCCCCATGTAATTGTTTGTTTATAGGCCAAACTTTTTCCCGcactaaaaggaaaaacaattataaaaaaaatcatgttttattgGGAAGGGGGTGCAACAGAAGATTGAAAAAGCAAAGAAGTAAAAGGCAACCAGTTTGAACTTACGAGTTAAGTTCTTAATCTCACTCCATGCTAAGCTAAAGGTGAATATCCCATTGCCTGCCTTAATCTGTGGAATAATCCGTGAACGATTGCTGTAACTTGATTGGGCAACTGTTGTACTATCATAAAGATTTATAGAGCCTAAGCAAAATGGTATCCCATCTTTTGATATTTGAACAGGGCAATCGATAACATCAGCACCAACTAAAATAGCTTTCTGGTAAGCCAAATCAGTGCAACCAGGGTAGTCTCCGCTTGCACCATTTTTTGAGATGACCAAAAGGTTCACTGAACCATGAGAAAAGGAGGAAGGAAGAGGTAAGTACAAATGTTCAAAAAATGCAATATCCTTCGAAGTTAAatctcatataaaaagaatcagaaaataattttgcaCCTTGAGGTGTAACATTCTTGCCTAGACCAGAAAAACAATCTGCAATACAGAAGGAGAAATCAGAATCTCAAATTATTTATTCTCTGGATTAGGAGAAAAATCCAGACAGAACTTAAGCATTATAATCTTTAACTCCAACCGAAAGATTACAGCTAGGATAAGAAGAGAAATTGTCTCAATGGTTCTAGGAGTCAATGATAACAGCAGTCACAGTACTAAACCTTTTAAGTTCGACCAAAATTTGAATCATGCAGTGATAAGGAATCAAGTATCAAGCATGTTCTGACATGAGAAGCTAGAAGTAGCAACAGTTGAAAGTTAAATGATGGTAGGCAAGCTAACAACTGctcccataaaaaaattactgcCGAATGTCCAGTTatttaagttgaaaaatactAGATTGAACCGATAGTTCACGGTTTGTTCAGATCCATGATGCTTAAAGAGAAGGATTACAGCTTACCAATAGCCGCAGAAGGAGTTAATGGAAAGTCAGAGAGCACGCCATCAACAGAGAAGTCACCATTGTCAACAAAATTGAGATACTCAGTTACAGGATCATAACTGTAATTGTAACTCAGTGGAACGTCATTATAAAAATCTGATACAAAAACCTCTAGCCCTGCCTTGTGTGCATCCGAGACAATAGAAGCATGAGGTTGTAAGTAAGTACGTGCGTCTAAAGGCCATATGTATGACTTCGGGATAAGAATTCCAGATGCAAATGTCTTGATGAAAGTAAAGTTATTTGAGAGAGAACCATATGTCTCATTTGTTGATGGCTCGATGACATTTGGTTCCAGAAACCGGAAGACCAGTTTTGTTATATTTAGGTTAAATCTCTTAACAATACTTCTCAAGAAACCCACTTCTGGTGATGAGAGATGATTAATGACAACCCTTTTGTATAGAGACAGTACGTAACTTCTCATACTCAAATTTTGCTGTGCGAAGAATGCATCATGCTGCAAAAGTATCAGAACAAAAGGATTTGGTTGAAATAATAGATGACAGTGCATGTTCCACTGAATTAAAGGGAAGGGAAGAACAGCAACAGCAGTAAAGAAGGCTTCATGTTAATAAGTTTATAGAAGGTACTGGTATAAGATAAAACAGAAATTATACTGCTTCTCTACCTGAATATTCAACCATAAGCCTGGTGGTTTTAAGTTAGCCACATCCTCAACAGTTTGGATGGGATAAAAGTAATCAAACCTTTCACTCCGAGAATAGATTCCCTGAGTCACTGTCAAGGAAAAACAATGTCAGAATCAGAAGTTCAAGGCAGGAATTGAGAAGTTAAGAAACCGTTGATCCACAGAGACTGGTATGCTAAGAAAATTTTCATAGTCAATCTCATGAAGatcaaattagataaaatctCCTTCAGAGACTACTGAGCAGGTCCCTATCAGTAAAATCTGAAGATCAACAATGGgatatccaaatccaaaaacaaaacaaccccccattggttttttcttcaaatatttgATTGAAGTATGCTATCTGCAATAAAACTCTCAGTGTCTCTAAATGACCTGATGTTATTAACTGTCTTTCATGCTTGACCATTACTAACTATCACTTATACATCAAGCAAACTTCACAAACAGGactataacaacaacaataaataataagaatggaGAATAAACAGCTTGTACTTTTGTGTTATTCTTATGCAACTAAAAGGGGTAAGGTCTTGAGTTGGACTCCCGCCTTTGTCAATTCATTgctaatttcaacaaaaaatgaaaagaaggaAATGGCAGCTGATTCACTTGATTCATGCAAATTTTTAGCAATCAACAATAAGAAAATCTGGATATTTCAAATGATCACTTcatgtaataataa
This genomic interval from Populus alba chromosome 1, ASM523922v2, whole genome shotgun sequence contains the following:
- the LOC118056799 gene encoding glycerophosphodiester phosphodiesterase GDPDL3; amino-acid sequence: MCNLRSFFTPLLAVLLLQSLVVVVSAQGSASTWKTLTGNRPLVIARGGFSGLFPDSSSVAFRFATLTSLPDVVLWCDVQLTKDAVGICAPDLRLDNSTSIALVMQNKDKLYLVNGIPTRGWFTVDFTLNELSLVFLTQGIYSRSERFDYFYPIQTVEDVANLKPPGLWLNIQHDAFFAQQNLSMRSYVLSLYKRVVINHLSSPEVGFLRSIVKRFNLNITKLVFRFLEPNVIEPSTNETYGSLSNNFTFIKTFASGILIPKSYIWPLDARTYLQPHASIVSDAHKAGLEVFVSDFYNDVPLSYNYSYDPVTEYLNFVDNGDFSVDGVLSDFPLTPSAAIDCFSGLGKNVTPQVNLLVISKNGASGDYPGCTDLAYQKAILVGADVIDCPVQISKDGIPFCLGSINLYDSTTVAQSSYSNRSRIIPQIKAGNGIFTFSLAWSEIKNLTPVISNPYSKFELIRNPKFRNSGKFLTLSDFLALAKNTSSLSGVLISIENAAYLIEKEGLPITDKVLDVLSKAGYDDPTSKKVMIESTNRSVLMKFRDKNNYELVYRIEEDIEDAQDAALKDIKDFANSVVISKASVFPESSSFLIGVTNVVPKLQSHGLSVYVETFSNEFVSQAWDFFSDSTVEINSYVMGANINGVITEFPLTSARYKRNRCLGGNSSLPPYMSPAQPGGLMQLISPAALPPAEPPNPVLTASDVVEGPLPSNTAIAPVPGGGAAAVPPGPPNGLPKIGACIFLSNLAMLITILLLL